One Anaerolineales bacterium genomic window carries:
- a CDS encoding AAA family ATPase: MIDQAARRIRENIQTVIVGKGQVIDLALAAVLCEGHILIEDVPGIGKTTLARALAVSLGCSFQRIQFTPDLLPSDVTGITWFNQRTQEFEFRPGPVMSQIVLADEINRATPRTQSALLEAMQERQVTADGVSRPLPRPFLVLATQNPVELEGTFPLPEAQIDRFLLRLQLGYPTPEEEGRILTRFAAADPLSELRAVTSPAEVLALQAERAAVRVDDSLRDYLVS; the protein is encoded by the coding sequence ATGATCGATCAAGCCGCCAGGCGAATTCGAGAGAACATCCAGACTGTGATCGTCGGCAAGGGCCAGGTCATCGATCTGGCGCTGGCGGCGGTGCTGTGCGAGGGGCACATCCTGATTGAGGACGTTCCGGGCATCGGCAAGACGACCCTGGCCCGCGCCCTGGCCGTCTCGCTCGGGTGCTCGTTCCAGCGTATTCAATTCACCCCCGACCTGCTCCCCTCGGATGTGACGGGCATCACCTGGTTCAATCAAAGGACCCAGGAGTTCGAGTTCCGACCTGGTCCCGTGATGTCGCAAATCGTGCTGGCCGACGAGATCAATCGGGCCACGCCCCGTACGCAGTCGGCCCTGCTGGAAGCGATGCAGGAGCGGCAGGTGACGGCGGACGGCGTCAGTCGTCCACTGCCGCGCCCCTTCCTGGTGCTGGCCACGCAAAACCCGGTCGAACTGGAGGGGACCTTCCCGCTGCCCGAGGCCCAGATCGACCGCTTCCTGCTGCGGCTGCAGCTGGGCTACCCGACCCCGGAGGAGGAAGGAAGGATCCTGACAAGGTTCGCCGCCGCCGATCCGCTCTCCGAACTGAGGGCCGTCACCAGCCCGGCCGAAGTCCTCGCTCTGCAGGCCGAGCGCGCCGCTGTGCGAGTCGACGACAGCCTGCGAGACTACCTGGTGTC